In Drosophila pseudoobscura strain MV-25-SWS-2005 chromosome 4, UCI_Dpse_MV25, whole genome shotgun sequence, the following proteins share a genomic window:
- the LOC4816236 gene encoding uncharacterized protein — protein MSRCLYQLASPSPIEKMFECSLILYLSFAWAAVEAAVDPLLPLNAKDFQLDFLRGLADQAEQRAELSLNDFLAHLEANPRYINYTADLSAARAITKLQPKVTLIKQLIDAHHHPDTNLEHTSVLRNIVFLNRLKSMLRAARESSAQEIRQLRLHRLCQQFDHPVPERRHRLINDQTVGAALEQLNLTRLEGNTTSIDLNLFGEQLYERVKLSGAEIIDNYLLILRGLLQDIIEGEHADLVESTPKLDNMLEQLDGMLATQDFFEKRQKVYAYLERHLTTDYEQLRESASTEHHLTEKLLEQLKAKGLDLFVIFLFSNFEFLEQVHEQWLLLLPQTPSLLYDDTSRQLYDLQQLYEIFKLDTESEAKYDAYTAALRRLHERTVEQGQRNRHIFELLNNAAQNVGSVTFNMIKAKCHELL, from the coding sequence ATGAGCAGATGCCTCTATCAGTTGGCCAGCCCAAGCCCTATTGAGAAGATGTTCGAGTGCTCGTTGATTCTGTATTTGAGTTTCGCGTGGGCGGCGGTGGAGGCTGCTGTGGATCCCCTTTTGCCACTTAACGCCAAGGACTTTCAGCTGGACTTTCTGCGTGGACTGGCCGACCAGGCCGAACAGCGGGCAGAGTTGAGTTTAAATGATTTTCTAGCCCATCTGGAGGCGAATCCACGATACATCAACTACACGGCTGATCTGAGTGCTGCGAGAGCCATTACGAAGCTGCAACCGAAAGTGACGCTCATCAAACAGCTAATCGATGCCCATCATCATCCGGACACGAATCTGGAGCACACCTCAGTACTGAGGAATATTGTGTTTCTCAATCGCTTGAAATCCATGCTCAGGGCAGCCAGGGAGTCGAGTGCCCAGGAGATACGACAGCTGCGTCTGCACCGCCTGTGCCAGCAGTTCGATCATCCAGTCCCCGAGCGTAGGCATCGCCTGATCAATGATCAAACGGTGGGGGCGGCCCTGGAGCAGCTGAATCTCACGCGACTTGAGGGAAACACCACCAGCATAGATCTCAATCTGTTTGGGGAGCAGCTCTACGAGAGGGTGAAGCTCTCGGGCGCCGAGATCATCGACAACTATCTGCTGATCCTCCGCGGACTCCTGCAGGACATCATCGAGGGCGAGCATGCAGATCTGGTCGAAAGCACGCCGAAGCTAGACAATATGCTGGAGCAGTTGGACGGAATGCTGGCCACACAGGACTTTTTCGAGAAGCGTCAGAAGGTGTACGCCTATCTGGAGCGTCACCTGACCACCGACTACGAACAGCTAAGGGAGTCGGCCAGCACCGAGCACCATCTCACGGAGAAGCTCCTGGAGCAGCTGAAGGCCAAGGGGCTGGATCTGTTTGTGATCTTTCTGTTTAGCAATTTCGAATTCCTCGAGCAGGTGCACGAAcagtggttgctgctgctgccccagaCGCCCAGTCTGCTGTACGACGACACATCGCGACAGTTGTACGACCTGCAGCAGCTGTACGAGATCTTCAAGCTGGACACCGAGAGCGAGGCCAAGTACGATGCCTACACGGCGGCCCTGCGACGGCTGCACGAGCGCACCGTGGAGCAGGGACAACGGAATCGTCATATCTTCGAGCTGCTGAACAACGCAGCACAGAATGTGGGCAGTGTTACCTTCAACATGATCAAGGCCAAGTGCCACGAGTTGCTCTAG